The stretch of DNA AGCCCCTGCCGCTCGGCTCGCCCGCCCGCTCGATCCGCCGTGGCCTGGCCCTTCTGACCAGCGACCGCAAGACCAACGGTTTCGTGCCGGAGATGGACATCACGCGGAATATCAGCCTGGCCTCGCTGCATCGTTTCTCGCCGGGCGGCTGGCTCCGTCACCGTGAGGAGCGCCGCGCCGCAGAGGCCCAGGCCGCGAGCCTCCGCCTCAGGGCCGCCTCGCTGGGCCAGCTCGTGGTCACCCTATCGGGCGGCAACCAGCAGAAAGTGATCCTGGCCAAGTGGCTGGAGACCGGACCCCGGGTGCTTCTTCTGGATGAGCCCACCCGCGGGGTGGATATCGGCGTGAAGCACGAAATCTACGAGCTGATGAACCGCTGGACCTATGACGGCTTGGCTGTGGTGCTGATCACCTCCGAGATGCCCGAGCTTCTGGCCATGAGCGACCGTATCCTGGTGCTCAGCCGTGGCCGGGCCACGGCCGAGTTCAACCGGGCCGAGGCGACACAGGAGAATATTCTTCAGGCGGCCATGGGCCGTTCTTCTCAGATTGCCTGACACAAGGGGAGACTGAAATGCAGTCTGGTTCCACCACCAATGCCGGAGCCGGCTCCAGCCTCAAGACACTGTTGGCCTCGCCCACAGTGCGGGCGCTGGCCGCCCTTATCGTGGTGTTCGCCCTGGGGCTGGTTTTCAACGCGGATGGCGCTTTCTACAAGTGGGGCACCCACCGCGACATGTTCCGCCAGGTTTCGGTCTACGGCATCCTGTCCTGCGGCATGACCCTGGTGATCGTGACCGGCGGGATCGACCTTTCTGTGGGCAGTATCCTGGCCCTGGATGCCGTGCTGTTCAGCCTGTTCTCCATCCAGTACGGCTGGCCGGCCTGGATGGCGCTGCTTGCCTGTGTTGTGGCCGGAGTGGGCCTGGGTGCGGTCTCGGGCGGGATAATAGCAAAATTCCGGGTCCAGCCGTTCATCGCCACGCTGGCCATGATGGTGTTCGCGCGGGGGCTGGCCAAGCTGGTCTCGGGTGGACAGAAAGTCAGCACCGCCGTGCTCCAGGCGGATGGCTCCTACAAGTACGTGGATACGCCTAAATTTTTCGATTTCCTCAATTCAAAAATCCTGGGCGACAACCTGGCCGTGGTCACGGTGGTGCTGGTGCTCTGCCTGCTGGTGAGCTGGGTCGTGCTCGACCGTCTGCGCTGGGGACGGTACCTGTTCGCCCTGGGCGGCAACGAGGAGGCGGCCCGTCTGTCCGGCGTGCCGGTTGGGTTGGTCAAGGTGCTGGCCTATGGACTGAGCGGGTTTTTCTGCGCCCTGGCCGGAGTGTGCCAGGCGGCCCAGGAGCTGCAGGGCGATCCGGAGGCTGGTAACGCCTACGAGCTGTCGGCCATCGCGATCGTGGTGATCGGCGGGACCAGCCTGC from bacterium encodes:
- a CDS encoding ABC transporter permease; protein product: MQSGSTTNAGAGSSLKTLLASPTVRALAALIVVFALGLVFNADGAFYKWGTHRDMFRQVSVYGILSCGMTLVIVTGGIDLSVGSILALDAVLFSLFSIQYGWPAWMALLACVVAGVGLGAVSGGIIAKFRVQPFIATLAMMVFARGLAKLVSGGQKVSTAVLQADGSYKYVDTPKFFDFLNSKILGDNLAVVTVVLVLCLLVSWVVLDRLRWGRYLFALGGNEEAARLSGVPVGLVKVLAYGLSGFFCALAGVCQAAQELQGDPEAGNAYELSAIAIVVIGGTSLRGGRGGVGLTLLGILTIGYLEKILSINAVGEESRLMLTGLII